The sequence CGGGTCGACGAACCCGGTCGGGAGTCGAACGTCGAACGGATCGAAACATGTCGAGGATGGACGATTGCGACCATCCTCTTGACCTATTTTGCGCAGATCATGGCGAAACCCCAATGAGGCACCGCCGCACCGGTACGCCGAAGGGGCCGTTCCGGACACCGGAACGCCCCCCGGCCACGTGCGTGGATCCGGGACCGCCCGCCAGGGACCGTCCGGCGGTCCCTAGAGCAGGCCGTCCCAGAACTGCTCCAGCAGCACGGCCCACCAGGTGTCCGCGGACTGGAGCGCAGCCGGGTCGATCGCGGCCAGCTGAGCCTGGAAGTCGGTCGTCCAGCGACCGGCCTGGTCCGGGGTCAGCCCGTACCGCAGCCGCCACATCCGGCCCAGCAGGGCCAGCGCGCGGACGAACTCCGGTACACCTGTGTTGACGAACCGGGGCGGCTCCCCGGTTCCTTCGAGATCCATCGCGACCACGTGCGCCGTGCCGTACTGCACGCACAGCTGCCGGCCGTAGTCGTTGCCCAGCACCAGGTAGCCGCCGAAGTCGGTGCCGCCCGCCAGACCCCGCTCGGCCGCCAGCTCGGCGAGCGTCGGGATCGGCCGGCCCTCCTGGGCCTGTGCCCAGAAGAACGGTCCGAACTCGCGCGGCAGACCCGCCCACATCAGTGTCTGCGCCACCGGCTCGGGAACGCCCTGCCGGGCCACCGCGCGCTGCTCGAAGCGGAACACGTTGGCCCCGAAGGCCTGGCCGAGCTCCTGGCCGAGCTGCTGCGGCGGAACCGGCTGCGGCGCCGGAACGGTGCCCGGGGCGGGCAGCGGCACCCGGAGCGGCCGGACCCGCTGGGGACCGGAGGCCAGCTGGTGCAGCTCGTCCAGGTGGTCCAGCAGCTGGGCCATGCCGGCCTGCCGGGAGTGGTGCTCCCGGCCGTAGTCGGCGGTGTGGGTGAGCCGCACGTTCGGCCAGGAGGCGGCGATCATCCGGTGGCAGTAGCCGCCGGGCAGGTCGCAGGACTCCAGCTCGGTGTAGAGCTCCAGCACCTGCTCCGGCGGCACGTTCAGCCGCCGCAGGTCCTGGAGGATCTTCCACTCCGGGTGCGGGGTGCCGGGCTCGCTGCGGTGCAGCAGCTTCTGCTCCGACCCGTCCGGGCCCCGGTAGCTGAGCGCGGCGAAGTAGCCGGGGCCGACGGCCGGCACGCCGGGGGGCACCGGGGCGCCCGGCGGCGGCCCGGGCACGGGCGGGACGGGAGCGGGCGGGACGGGAGCGGCGACCGGGGCCGGCGCCGGTGCGGCGGGAGCGGGCCCGGCCGGGTAGCCGTAGCCGGCCGCGGGCGCGCCGGCACCGGGCGGCGGCGGGACGGCGGGGCCGCCGGACGGCGGGGTGCCCGGGTCGATCGCGCCCGCCAGCTGGGTGCGCTCGTACGCCACCCCGCCGGACGCGGCGGGGGCGGCGGGAGGTGCGCCCGGGGCGTCCGCGGGACGCAGACCGGCCGGCGGCGGGGGCGGCGGAGCGCTGGAGGCACCGCGGCCGCCGGAACCGGCGGAGACCGCCGGGCCGGAGCCACCGCGCAACTCGGCCGGCGGGGGTGGCGGCGGGGCCGAGCCGGGGTTGCGGCCGAGCGCGGCGGGCGCCGGACCCGCACCGGGGCCGGCCGCACCACCGCGCAGTGCGGCGGGCGGGGGCGGCGGCGGGGCGGAGCCCGGTGCGCGGCCGAGCGCGCCCGGCGGCGCGGGCTCGGCGGACGGACCGACCGGCGGCGGGACCGGGGCCCCGGGCGCACCCGGCAGGCCCGCCAGTCCGGGCAGACCGTCGGGCGAGGCCAGCATGGTGGCGGCGTGCTCGACCCCCGGGCCGGCGGGCGGCGGGACGGGCGTGCCCGGGGCGGGCGTGCCGGGACCGCCGGGCGCACCCGGCAGACCGGCGAGACCCGGCAGACCGTCCGGCGGCGCCAGCAGCGTCGGCGCGGGCTCCACCATCGGCGGCAGCGACGGCGGCACCGGAGTCCCCGGCACCGGCGTCCCCGGACCACCGGGCGCACCCGGCAGACCCGCGAGACCCGGCCGGGCGCCCTCGGGCAGCAGCACGGTGGCCGCCTCCGAACCGGCCCGCGGCTCACCGGACAGCCCGGCACCGTTGGTGCGCAGCCCGTCGGGCAGCAGGACGGTCGCCGCCTCGACGCCCGGGCCGTGCGCGGGCGGACCGGCCGGCTCGTCGTGACCGGGCGGCGGGGCGAGCATGGTCGGCGCGTCCCCGGCGGGGCGCTCGGAGACCGGCGGCGTGGTCAGCACCGCGGGCCCGGGCGTGTCGGCACGCCCGAACCGGACCCCCGGGGTCGGCGGCACGGCGGGTGCCGGATCGAGCGGCGGGGCGGGCGGGGGCGGCGGCAGGACGGCGGGCCCGGCCGGAGCGGCCGGTTCGGCACCGGCCACCGGCACCCCCGACGCCGGCGTCCCGGCCGCCGCGGGTGCGCCCAGCCGCTCCGCCTCGGCGGCGAGCGCCGCCTCCCCGGCCTCCTGCAGCCACTGCGGCGGGCTCAGCAGGAAGGACGTCGCCTCCACCGGCCCCGGCGCGGGCCGGGCCGCCCCGGCCGGGTTGGCCGCGACCGGCCGCCCGTACGTCTCCTCGTACTGCCGGACCACCTCGTTGACGGGCAGCGCGGGCCAGAGGGTGCTCGCGCCGGAGTCCCGGGCGATCACCAGCCGGGCCTCCCCCTCGGCCCCGGTACCGCCCTCGGCGGACTGCACGGCCCAGCAGACGAAGCCCAGGTCGAACTCCCGGACCCGCACCTCGCGCTGCCGCTCCCGGGACACCCCGCCGTTGATCCACTCCTCGGCGAGCTCCTGCGCCTGCGCGTACGTCACCACGCCCGGTTCACCCCTGTCCCCATCGTCCCCGCTCGTTCCACACCGTCGACGACCGGCCGGTCCGTCTCCCGGCCCGTCCTGCGTTCCACCGCGAACGCCACGTCAGCCCACCGGAACGGCCCGGGCGAACCCGCCGTTCACCATCAGCTCGGCGACCGTCTCCAGCTCCGGCGGGCTCCCGGCCAGTCGCAGCAGGAAGTCGTCGAAGTCGTCCCCGCACGGCAGCAGCAGCCGCTCGACCCGGTCCTCGGGGGACTCCGGGGCGCCGGTGTCGCGGGCGTCGTCGTAGAGGCAGAGCCAGACCGAACCGATCCGGTCGCCGCGCACCTTCAGCGCCAGGATGCCGCCCTGGGCGTAGGCGATGCCCAGGTAGTCCTTGGTGAAGTGGTCCCGCAGGCACTTGTTGGCGTAGACGACGTCCTCGGTGCCGTACTCCTCGGTGAGCGTCAGGAACGGCTGGTCGACCAGCAGCCCGAGGTCCGGGTCGAGAGCCACCCCGGCCGGGACGCGGCCGCCGCCGAGCTTGAGGAAGGTCCGGTAGGCGCCGGGCAGGCGGTAGCCCAGGCGCTGCTCGGCCCGCTGCACGAGGTCCTCGGGGACGCCGATCGGGTCGCTGCCGTCGAGGGCGAGCGGGAAGTGCACCGCCCGCTTCTCCTGCAGCGGGCGGGTACCGCGCCGGCTGTGGTCGGCGGAGGAGGTGGCCAGTCCGCCGTGGTGCCGCAGCAGCGCCTTGACCTCGACCGGGACGAGCTCCATCCGCCGCCAGCCGGGCGCGGCCCGGCCGACCACGTGGTGCCAGGTCCAGCCGGGCGGGGTGGCGACGGCGGTGTCCAGGTCGGCCCAGAGCGGGTGGCCCTGGGTGAACAGCGCGGCGTTGGCCGAGACGTAGTCGGTCAGCCGAAGCTCGTCGACGCCGAAACCGGCCGGCGGGTCGGCGACCTCGGCCGCCGCGGCGGCGTACGGGCCGAAGTCCGGGTGGCCGTGCTCGTCCACCCGGACCCCGGCGGGGTGCCGCTCGGCGCGGACCGGATCCGGGAACTGCACCACCTGACCTGCGTACGCCGCGTTCGGTGCGGCGGCGACGCCGGGCCGACCTGTCGTCATCTGGGAGCCCCCACTGGCTGCTGCAAACTCTCGGTGCGCTTGTTGGGAACCAGCGTAGGGGGTACGCCTGCGGCCCGGCCCCCCGCCCGGTGGGACCGGACCCGGACCGGCACCGACCGGACACGGGACGGCCACCGGCAGGGCACGGGGCGGTCACCGCCGGGACGGGGAGGCGGGCGGGAGAACGGACGCGGGACGGGCCGACGGGGCGGCCGCGGAACGGGGCGGCCGCGGAACGGAACGGGACGGAACGGGCTCAGGCCGCCAGTGCCTTGGCCAGTACTTCCACCACCCGCTCCTGCTGCCCCGCGGTGATCTGCGGGAACAGCGGCAGCGTCAGCAGTTCCCCCGCCGCCCGCTCGGCGACCGGGAACGCCCCCTCGCCGTGGCCGAGGTGCCGGAAGGCCGGCTGCAGGTGGACCGGCACCGGGTAGTGCACGCCGGCCCCGATGCCGGCCGCGTTCAGCGCCGCGAGCAGCGCGTCCCGGCGCGCGCCGCCCGCGCCGACCCGGACCGCGTACAGGTGCCAGACGTGCTCGTTGCCGGGCGCGGTGCGCGGCGGGGCGATGCCGTCCAGACCGGCCAGCAGACCGTCGTAGCGGGCGGCGGCGGCCCGGCGGGCCTCGTTCCAGGCGGGCAGCCGGCGCAGTTTGGCGCGCAGCACGACGGCCTGGAGCGCGTCCATCCGGGAGTTGAAGCCGAACCGCTCGTGGACGTACTTGCGGGCCGAGCCGTGGTCCCCGATCAGCCGGACGGCGGCGGCCAGGTCGTCGTCGTCGGTCACCACGGCCCCCGCGTCCCCGTAGGCGCCGAGGTTCTTGCCGGGGTAGAAGCTGGTGGCGGAGATCCGGCCGTGCCGGGCCCGGCCGTCCTGCCGGGCGCCCTGGGACTGCGCGGCGTCCTCCACCACCGGGCGGTCGCCGGCCAGGTCGAGCAGCGCGGCCATCGGGGCGAGCTGGCCGTTGAGGTGGACCGGCAGCAGCGCGACCGCGTCCGCCAGCACCTCGGCGACCCGGGCCGGGTCGATCAGCAGGTGGTCGGGGTCGGCGTCGACCAGGACCGGGCGCAGACCGGCCCGCTGGACCGCCTCCGCGGTGGCGACGAAGGTGTTGGCGGGCAGCACCACGCCACCGCCGGGCGGCAGGTCCAGGGCGCGCAGGGCCAGTTCGAGGGCGTCGGTGCCGTTGGCCGCGCCGACGCAGTGCCGGGCACCGGAGAAGGCCGCGTACTCCTCCTCGAAGCCCGCCACCTCCGGCCCCTTGACGTAGCCGCCGCTCGCGAGCACCCGGTCGAAGCCGGCCCTGACCTCCGGCTCGATCTCGGCGTGCGCGGCGGCGAGGTCGACGAGCGGAACGGGCTGGTCGGTGGTCATCCTGTGGTCTCCCTGGGCCGGTCGGAACCTGTCTGTGCGAAACCTGCGAGCAGCGGAGCGGTCGAGCGGCGGAGCGGTCGAGCAGAGCGAACGGACGGACGGACAGAGCGAACGGACGGACAGCGGACGGACGGACAGCGGACGGAAGCAGCGGCGCAACGGACGGCGCGCAGGACCGCCGGGCTCAGCCGAGCGCGGACCGCAGCGCGGCCACCACCCGGTCCTGCTGCTCCTCGGTCAGCGCGTGGTGCAGCGGCAGGATCAGCGAACGCCGGGTGAGCAGTTCGGTGGCGGGCAGCGGGACCCTGGCCGTCCCCTTGTACGGGGCCTCCAGATGGGCGGCCATGATGCCGCGCCGGGCGGAGACGCCGGCCTCGGCGAGCCGGAGCAGCAGCTCGGCCCGGTCGGGGGCGCCGTCCGGCGGCAGCACCCAGCAGGACTGGTAGTTGGTGGTGCCGTGCGGCGGGTCGTCGACCAGCCGCGCACCGGTGCCGGCGAGCAGCTCCCGGTAGCGGGCGGCGAGTTCGCGCCGGCGGGCGACCATGGCGGGCAGCTTGCGCAGCTGCACCAGGCCGATGGCGGCCTGGATGTCGGTCATCCGGTAGTTGAAGCCGATCTCGTCGTAGGTCTCCAGCACGCTCGCGCCGCCGGCCCCCGCGTGCCGGTCGGCCGCCGAGACGCTCATCCCGTGCTCGCGCAGCCGCCGCAGCCGGGCCGCGAGTTCGCCGTCCCGGCAGGTGACCATGCCGCCCTCGCCGGTGGTGAGCAGCTTGCGCGGGTGGAAGGAGTAGGCGGCGAGTTCGGCGCCCGCGCCGACGGGACGGCCCCGGTAGACGGAGCCCGCCCCGCAGGCGGCGTCCTCGACGACGGTGACGCCGTGCGGCCCGACGGCGGCCCGGATGCCGTCCAGGTCGACCGGCACCCCGCCCTGGTCGACCGCGACCACCGCCCTGGTCCGCCCGGTGAGCAGCGGTTCGACGGTGGCGGCGGTGAGGTTCCCGGTGGCCGGGTCGACGTCCGCGAACACCGGTACCGCGCCCGCGTAGGTGACGGCGTTGGCGGTGGCGACGAAGGAGAGCGAGGGGACGACCACCTCGTCCCCCGGGCCGACGCCCGCACCGATCAGCGCCAGGTGCAGCGCGGTGGTGCAGGAGGAGACCGCGACGGCGTGCTCGACGCCGAGGTGCTCGGCGAAGGCCCGCTCGAAGGCGGCGACCCGGGGGCCCTGGGCCACCCAGCCGGAGCGGACCGCCTCGGCGGCGGCCTCGGCCTCCTCCTCGCCGAGCCAGGGGATCATGACGGGGATGCTGGACACAGGCGTGCTCCGAACGTGGCGCGGACGTGATCGGGGGACGGGGCGCCCGGCCGGGCGCGGACGCTCGACCGGGCACGGACGGGGCGGGAGGCCGCCACGCGCGCGGCGCGACGGCGACCGGGGCGGGACCGGAACGGCTACTGCTCGCGCCACCAGGCGACCAGCCGGCGCAGACCCTCGTCGAGGCCCAGTTCGGGCTTCCAGCCGAGGTCGCGCTCGGCGGCGCCGATGTCCGCGAGCCGCCGCACCACGCCGCCGGCGGTCCCCCGGGCCGGGCCGTGCTCGACGTCCAGGTCGGTCCGGTCCATGGCGGTGAGCAGGGCGTCGGCGAGGCCCCGCAGCGAGACCTCGCCGGCGCTGGCGATGTTGTAGACCCGGTCGGTGACGGGGGCCGCGGCGGCCAGCAGGTTGGCCCGGGCGATGTCCTCGGTGTAGACGAAGTCCATCGTCTGGGTCCCGTCGCCGAAGATCAGCGGCGGCTGTCCGGCGGCGATCCGCTCCATCCAGCGGATGAACACCTCGGTGTACCGGCCGTGCACGTCCATCCGGGGCCCGTACACGTTGAAGTAGCGCAGCGCGACGTAGTCCAGGCCGGACATGGCGTGGAAGGAGCGCAGCAGGCCCTCGTTGAAGACCTTGGCCGCCCCGTACAGGGTGTCGTTGTTGTACGGATGGTGGGTCTCGGGCGTCGGGAAGACGTCGGCGAGGCCGTAGACCGATGCGGTGGACGAGGCGATCACCTTGCCGACGCCGACCTCGGCGGCGGCCTCGACCACGTCGAAGGTGCCGTCCACCATGATCTCCAGGGCGAGCCGGGGCTCGGTGGCGCACTGGGTGATCCGGATCGCGGCCAGGTGGAACAGCAGGTCGGTACCCGGGTCGAGGAGTTCGCGCAGCAGCGCGCGGTCGCGGATGTCGCCGTCCACCACCCGCAGCTGCCCGGGGCGGGCGATCTCGCGGGCGTACGCGAGGTTGGCCTCCCGGCCCCGGACGAAGTTGTCGAGCACGACCACCTCGCGGGCGCCGCCCTCGATCAGCTGGTCCACCACGGTGGAGCCGATGGTGCCGGCCCCGCCGGTCACCAGGCAGCGGGAGCCCTCGATCTGTACAGCGTTCACCGCGTGGCGGCCCTTTCCTGAGCTTCGGACATGGCGGACGTGCCGGGCAGGCCCTGCCCGGCGGACGGTTCGTGGCCGGCGGGCAGCTCGTGGCCGGGGGCCGGCTTGTGCGGCCCGGACAGCTCCGGGTCGAGGCCGACGCCGACCGGGACGGTGGCGCCGCCGAGTTCGAGGCTGAGCGAGGCCGCCTCCAGCAGCTGGAGCACCCGCAGGCCGGACCGGCCGTCGGTGAGCGGGGCCCGGCCCTCGGTGATGGCGGCGGCGAACTCGGCCATCACGTTGCGCAGCGCCTCCTGCTCGACCAGGGCGGGCGCGACCATCGAGCCGACCCGGTAGGAGATCAGGGCCTGATGGCGGATCGCGTCGGTCAGTTCGTCCGGCGGAGTGAGGTCCACGCCCCGGTCGTGGACCGCCAGCCGGGCCTGCGGGTTGAGGTCGTCCCAGACCAGGGTGCGCCGCGAGCCGCCGATCATGGTGGTGCGGACCTTCGTCGGCGAGAGCCAGTTGACGTGGCAGTGCGCCAGCGCGCCGTTGCTCAGCCGGACCGTGAGGTAGGCGACGCAGGCCCGGCCGGCGCCGATCGGGTCGGCGCCCTGGGCGGAGACGCCGACCGGCTCCACCCCCGGCGGCAGGACGAAGTCCAGGATCGACAGGTCGTGCGGGGCGAGGTCCCAGAGCACGTCGACGTCCGGCTGGACCAGCCCGAGGTTGATCCGCACCGAGTCGAAGAACTGGACGTCGCCGATCTCCCCGCCGTGCACGAGCTCGCGGATCCGGCGCACCACCGGGGTGTAGCAGAAG comes from Streptomyces sp. TLI_053 and encodes:
- a CDS encoding DegT/DnrJ/EryC1/StrS family aminotransferase, whose amino-acid sequence is MTTDQPVPLVDLAAAHAEIEPEVRAGFDRVLASGGYVKGPEVAGFEEEYAAFSGARHCVGAANGTDALELALRALDLPPGGGVVLPANTFVATAEAVQRAGLRPVLVDADPDHLLIDPARVAEVLADAVALLPVHLNGQLAPMAALLDLAGDRPVVEDAAQSQGARQDGRARHGRISATSFYPGKNLGAYGDAGAVVTDDDDLAAAVRLIGDHGSARKYVHERFGFNSRMDALQAVVLRAKLRRLPAWNEARRAAAARYDGLLAGLDGIAPPRTAPGNEHVWHLYAVRVGAGGARRDALLAALNAAGIGAGVHYPVPVHLQPAFRHLGHGEGAFPVAERAAGELLTLPLFPQITAGQQERVVEVLAKALAA
- a CDS encoding NAD-dependent epimerase/dehydratase family protein, with translation MNAVQIEGSRCLVTGGAGTIGSTVVDQLIEGGAREVVVLDNFVRGREANLAYAREIARPGQLRVVDGDIRDRALLRELLDPGTDLLFHLAAIRITQCATEPRLALEIMVDGTFDVVEAAAEVGVGKVIASSTASVYGLADVFPTPETHHPYNNDTLYGAAKVFNEGLLRSFHAMSGLDYVALRYFNVYGPRMDVHGRYTEVFIRWMERIAAGQPPLIFGDGTQTMDFVYTEDIARANLLAAAAPVTDRVYNIASAGEVSLRGLADALLTAMDRTDLDVEHGPARGTAGGVVRRLADIGAAERDLGWKPELGLDEGLRRLVAWWREQ
- a CDS encoding SMI1/KNR4 family protein encodes the protein MTTGRPGVAAAPNAAYAGQVVQFPDPVRAERHPAGVRVDEHGHPDFGPYAAAAAEVADPPAGFGVDELRLTDYVSANAALFTQGHPLWADLDTAVATPPGWTWHHVVGRAAPGWRRMELVPVEVKALLRHHGGLATSSADHSRRGTRPLQEKRAVHFPLALDGSDPIGVPEDLVQRAEQRLGYRLPGAYRTFLKLGGGRVPAGVALDPDLGLLVDQPFLTLTEEYGTEDVVYANKCLRDHFTKDYLGIAYAQGGILALKVRGDRIGSVWLCLYDDARDTGAPESPEDRVERLLLPCGDDFDDFLLRLAGSPPELETVAELMVNGGFARAVPVG
- a CDS encoding DegT/DnrJ/EryC1/StrS family aminotransferase: MIPWLGEEEAEAAAEAVRSGWVAQGPRVAAFERAFAEHLGVEHAVAVSSCTTALHLALIGAGVGPGDEVVVPSLSFVATANAVTYAGAVPVFADVDPATGNLTAATVEPLLTGRTRAVVAVDQGGVPVDLDGIRAAVGPHGVTVVEDAACGAGSVYRGRPVGAGAELAAYSFHPRKLLTTGEGGMVTCRDGELAARLRRLREHGMSVSAADRHAGAGGASVLETYDEIGFNYRMTDIQAAIGLVQLRKLPAMVARRRELAARYRELLAGTGARLVDDPPHGTTNYQSCWVLPPDGAPDRAELLLRLAEAGVSARRGIMAAHLEAPYKGTARVPLPATELLTRRSLILPLHHALTEEQQDRVVAALRSALG
- a CDS encoding Gfo/Idh/MocA family oxidoreductase, which encodes MTDTETANEAPGEHVPTPGAPPQPAPERRIGIAVVGAGYWGPNLVRNAQQTPALRLHWLCDLDPAKSRRVLGEYSTVRSTTSFEEVLADERVAAVAVATPAAAHYRLVRAALEAGKHVLVEKPITTSAAEAAELVALAEERGLVLMCDHTFCYTPVVRRIRELVHGGEIGDVQFFDSVRINLGLVQPDVDVLWDLAPHDLSILDFVLPPGVEPVGVSAQGADPIGAGRACVAYLTVRLSNGALAHCHVNWLSPTKVRTTMIGGSRRTLVWDDLNPQARLAVHDRGVDLTPPDELTDAIRHQALISYRVGSMVAPALVEQEALRNVMAEFAAAITEGRAPLTDGRSGLRVLQLLEAASLSLELGGATVPVGVGLDPELSGPHKPAPGHELPAGHEPSAGQGLPGTSAMSEAQERAATR
- a CDS encoding SUKH-4 family immunity protein, translating into MVTYAQAQELAEEWINGGVSRERQREVRVREFDLGFVCWAVQSAEGGTGAEGEARLVIARDSGASTLWPALPVNEVVRQYEETYGRPVAANPAGAARPAPGPVEATSFLLSPPQWLQEAGEAALAAEAERLGAPAAAGTPASGVPVAGAEPAAPAGPAVLPPPPPAPPLDPAPAVPPTPGVRFGRADTPGPAVLTTPPVSERPAGDAPTMLAPPPGHDEPAGPPAHGPGVEAATVLLPDGLRTNGAGLSGEPRAGSEAATVLLPEGARPGLAGLPGAPGGPGTPVPGTPVPPSLPPMVEPAPTLLAPPDGLPGLAGLPGAPGGPGTPAPGTPVPPPAGPGVEHAATMLASPDGLPGLAGLPGAPGAPVPPPVGPSAEPAPPGALGRAPGSAPPPPPPAALRGGAAGPGAGPAPAALGRNPGSAPPPPPPAELRGGSGPAVSAGSGGRGASSAPPPPPPAGLRPADAPGAPPAAPAASGGVAYERTQLAGAIDPGTPPSGGPAVPPPPGAGAPAAGYGYPAGPAPAAPAPAPVAAPVPPAPVPPVPGPPPGAPVPPGVPAVGPGYFAALSYRGPDGSEQKLLHRSEPGTPHPEWKILQDLRRLNVPPEQVLELYTELESCDLPGGYCHRMIAASWPNVRLTHTADYGREHHSRQAGMAQLLDHLDELHQLASGPQRVRPLRVPLPAPGTVPAPQPVPPQQLGQELGQAFGANVFRFEQRAVARQGVPEPVAQTLMWAGLPREFGPFFWAQAQEGRPIPTLAELAAERGLAGGTDFGGYLVLGNDYGRQLCVQYGTAHVVAMDLEGTGEPPRFVNTGVPEFVRALALLGRMWRLRYGLTPDQAGRWTTDFQAQLAAIDPAALQSADTWWAVLLEQFWDGLL